The Pseudanabaena sp. FACHB-2040 genome segment AGTCTGCCATAGCCTTTCCCCGACCTATTTGTGATAGGGGGGATTATATCAGGGTGGGAAAGCTAAGGGCAGAGGACAGAAGGTGGAAGATAGGGGAGAAGGCAGAGGGTGGAAGGTAAGGGGCGGAGGTTGATTCAGCCCGTAAGTCTGAGTAGACAAAAAAAAGGAGAGCCGCGAACAGCTCTCCCTACCATCAGGGTGCATCTACATAACATAGTATTGCACACGTGGCACCAGGGGTGAAACCCCTTATCGTATATTTCTTAACAAGTTTAGCCATTTAATTTTTTGGCTAGGAGCTGATTGGTCAGTTTAGGATCCACTCGGCCGCCCGAAAGCTTCATCACCTGACCTACGAAGAAGCCTTGTAGCTTGGTCTTTCCAGCCCGATACTGCTCCAGTTCAGTGGGGTTGTCGGCCAGCACCTTGTCGATGATGGCTTCGATTTCCGCTGGGTTGGAGATTTGGCTGAGGCCCTTTTTCTCCACCAGAGCCTTAGGAGAGCCGCCCGACTTGAGCAGTTCTGGCAACATGTCCTTGGCGATTTTGCTGCTGATGGTGCCGCTATCGATGAGCTGGACCATTTCGGCCAGCATTTCAGGCTTTAGGGCAATCTCGTCGATGGCTAGCTTCTCAGCATTGAGATGGGCCGCAATATCTTGGGTAATCCAGTTGGTGGCCGACTTGGGATCGGCTCCAGCAGCAATGACAGCCTCAAAATATTCGGTGACGGCACGATCATCTGCTAAAACTCGGGCATCGTAGGGCGACAGGCCAAATTCGCTCTCGTAGCGAGTGCGTTTTTGAGCGGGCAGTTCGGGCAGTTCCTTTAGCCAGGCTTCTTTCTGCTCGACTGACACCACAATGGGCGGCAGGTCGGGTTCAGGGAAGTAGCGGTAGTCGCTAGAGCCTTCTTTGGAGCGCATGCTGATGGTGCGCTGGCTGCCTTCTTCCCACAGCCGGGTCTCTTGATGGATTCGTTCGCCAGCTTCGACGGCTTTGATTTGCCGATCGATTTCGTACTCAATGGCTTTTTGAATGGCGCTGAAGGAGTTCATGTTCTTGATTTCAACCTTCGTGCCAAACGCGTCTTGGCCTTTAGGCCGCACTGAGATGTTCACATCGCAGCGTAGAGAACCCTCCTGCATGTTGCCGTCGCTAATGCCCAGGTAGCGCACGATGCGGCGCAACTCTTGAGCGTATTCAGCAGCTTCTTGGCCCGAGCGCAGATCGGGTTCAGAAACAATTTCTACCAGGGGCACCCCGGCACGGTTGTAGTCTACCAGAGAGTAGGTCGAGCCAGAGAGGCGATCGCTACCTGCGTGGACCAGCTTACCGGCATCTTCTTCCATGTGCAGGCGGGTAATACCAACGCGCTTGCGGGTAACTTCTTTAGTCTTTTTGTTGACCAGCTCAATCTCTAGCCAGCCGTGCTCAGCGATCGGCAGATCGTACTGAGAGATCTGGTAATTCTT includes the following:
- the gatB gene encoding Asp-tRNA(Asn)/Glu-tRNA(Gln) amidotransferase subunit GatB; its protein translation is MTSAAPAKTEYEAIIGLETHCQLCTATKIFSPASTAFGAEPNTYIDPIVMGMPGVLPVLNEKVLEYAVKAGLALNCQIAPYSKFDRKQYFYPDLPKNYQISQYDLPIAEHGWLEIELVNKKTKEVTRKRVGITRLHMEEDAGKLVHAGSDRLSGSTYSLVDYNRAGVPLVEIVSEPDLRSGQEAAEYAQELRRIVRYLGISDGNMQEGSLRCDVNISVRPKGQDAFGTKVEIKNMNSFSAIQKAIEYEIDRQIKAVEAGERIHQETRLWEEGSQRTISMRSKEGSSDYRYFPEPDLPPIVVSVEQKEAWLKELPELPAQKRTRYESEFGLSPYDARVLADDRAVTEYFEAVIAAGADPKSATNWITQDIAAHLNAEKLAIDEIALKPEMLAEMVQLIDSGTISSKIAKDMLPELLKSGGSPKALVEKKGLSQISNPAEIEAIIDKVLADNPTELEQYRAGKTKLQGFFVGQVMKLSGGRVDPKLTNQLLAKKLNG